In Rubrobacter radiotolerans DSM 5868, a genomic segment contains:
- a CDS encoding potassium channel family protein — protein sequence MARQQRNLKDMLAEAKNTSEIMVDLAYAAIFYDSEDISEEVFRLEALLNELVFDMRSLAILAARSPNDAEQMAGILQVVQDIEKIGNAAYDIAKIVVKELGIPPELLHDIPEAEEIPSRVRVQPESELDGRSLAELDLPVETGMRPIAIRSESDWHYHPTDDFVLREGDVLFLQGPPEGVAELRRLAGAKPMQRVPGADDLGGPLSELERAVDIVIEMKNISEVAVGLAYSALLYNDAGLAREVVAIEEEMDEMRYRLERWVLLAAQHVEEPGRLRGMLHLAIASETIADCAKEMVWTVEKGEDIHPVLSAAVGESDELVVQMTVAEGAPADGRSLRELSLETETGMFPLAVKRGGRWTYRPRDNYVLREGDALLFTGAPEGLEALSEMLGGDAGPEEN from the coding sequence GTGGCACGACAGCAACGGAACCTGAAGGACATGCTGGCCGAGGCGAAGAACACCTCGGAGATCATGGTCGACCTGGCCTACGCGGCGATCTTCTACGACTCGGAGGACATCTCGGAGGAGGTCTTTCGCCTGGAGGCGCTCCTCAACGAGCTTGTCTTCGATATGAGAAGTCTTGCGATCCTCGCCGCCAGGAGCCCGAACGACGCGGAGCAGATGGCGGGCATCCTGCAGGTCGTTCAGGACATAGAGAAGATCGGCAACGCCGCCTATGACATCGCGAAGATCGTCGTAAAGGAGCTCGGCATTCCGCCCGAGCTTCTGCACGACATCCCGGAGGCCGAGGAGATCCCCTCCCGCGTGCGCGTGCAGCCCGAGAGCGAGCTCGACGGCCGCTCCCTGGCCGAGCTAGACCTTCCCGTCGAGACGGGGATGCGCCCCATAGCCATCCGCTCCGAGAGCGACTGGCACTACCACCCGACCGACGACTTCGTGCTTCGCGAGGGCGACGTGCTCTTTCTTCAGGGACCCCCGGAAGGCGTCGCGGAGCTTCGGCGCCTCGCCGGGGCGAAGCCGATGCAGCGCGTCCCCGGCGCCGACGACCTCGGCGGGCCGCTCTCGGAGCTTGAGCGGGCGGTGGACATCGTTATAGAGATGAAGAACATCTCGGAGGTCGCGGTCGGGCTCGCCTACTCGGCGCTCCTGTACAACGACGCCGGGCTCGCGCGGGAGGTCGTCGCGATCGAGGAGGAGATGGACGAGATGCGCTACCGCCTTGAGCGGTGGGTCCTCCTCGCCGCCCAGCACGTCGAGGAGCCGGGAAGGCTGCGCGGGATGCTCCACCTCGCTATCGCCTCCGAGACGATCGCCGACTGCGCCAAGGAGATGGTCTGGACCGTCGAGAAGGGCGAGGACATCCACCCCGTCCTCTCGGCCGCCGTCGGAGAGTCGGATGAGCTCGTCGTGCAGATGACGGTCGCCGAGGGCGCCCCGGCCGACGGGCGCTCCCTCAGGGAGCTCTCCCTCGAAACCGAGACGGGGATGTTCCCGCTCGCCGTGAAGCGCGGTGGACGCTGGACGTAC
- a CDS encoding magnesium transporter, with product MAEERKTPAAEVRPSRRERLRGRIEGRPRISPRVLGYLTEEKESLRQGFVALFISSVGELFAGVALASITNTLEELVGLAILIPAAIAMRGAIFGAMGSRISTAIHTGLFELNLRRGALAENVQAAIALSLVSSVFLAVLARYLSGILGIPTALTIVDYVIISTVAGLLAGAILLVITLLVTRLSVRREWDMDNIVAPILTAAGDILTLPALVLATYLIGIPVFSVSFSGVLVLVAGLALYLGLRYGAPGLRRILNESLPILALNGFVVILVGLALEDRLDQFLAFPVLLILLPAFLQEGGALGGILASRLSSKVHLGLIEARPLPQWTAFKDFTLVYIFAVGVFVFIGGASHLIAEGLAATLSPGFLATLGLDGETLSPGFFQMIGLSTLAGLIATTAAVLAAYYGSVTSYRLGLDPDTYGIPIITAAVDLLGFLSLIIALIVFGLAG from the coding sequence GTGGCCGAAGAGAGAAAAACACCCGCCGCAGAGGTGCGCCCCTCGCGGCGCGAGCGACTCCGGGGACGCATCGAGGGCAGGCCGAGGATCAGCCCGCGCGTCCTCGGCTACCTGACGGAGGAGAAGGAGTCCCTGCGTCAGGGATTCGTCGCGCTCTTTATCTCCTCCGTCGGAGAGCTCTTTGCGGGCGTGGCGCTCGCGAGCATCACGAACACCCTTGAGGAGCTCGTCGGGCTCGCGATCCTTATCCCGGCCGCGATCGCGATGCGCGGGGCGATCTTCGGCGCGATGGGGAGCCGCATCTCGACGGCGATACACACCGGCCTCTTCGAGCTGAACCTCCGGCGCGGAGCGCTCGCGGAGAACGTGCAGGCCGCCATCGCCCTCTCGCTCGTGTCGAGCGTCTTTCTCGCCGTTCTCGCGCGCTACCTCTCGGGCATCCTCGGTATCCCGACCGCGCTCACCATTGTCGACTACGTGATCATCTCCACCGTCGCGGGGCTCCTGGCGGGGGCGATCCTGCTCGTCATAACGCTCCTCGTAACGCGCCTGAGCGTCCGCCGGGAGTGGGACATGGACAACATCGTCGCCCCGATCCTCACCGCCGCCGGGGACATCCTGACCCTCCCGGCGCTCGTGCTCGCAACCTACCTTATAGGCATCCCGGTCTTCTCCGTCTCCTTCAGCGGGGTCCTGGTGCTCGTCGCGGGGCTCGCGCTCTACCTCGGTCTGCGCTACGGCGCGCCCGGCCTGAGGCGTATCCTGAACGAGAGCCTTCCCATACTCGCGCTTAACGGGTTCGTCGTCATCCTTGTAGGTCTCGCCCTCGAAGACCGCCTCGATCAGTTCCTCGCCTTCCCGGTGCTCCTTATCCTGCTCCCGGCCTTTCTTCAGGAGGGCGGGGCGCTCGGAGGAATCCTTGCGAGCCGACTCTCCTCGAAGGTGCACCTGGGTCTTATCGAGGCCCGGCCCCTGCCGCAGTGGACGGCGTTCAAGGACTTCACGCTCGTCTACATCTTCGCCGTCGGGGTCTTCGTGTTTATCGGCGGGGCCTCGCACCTTATCGCCGAGGGGCTCGCCGCGACCTTGAGTCCCGGCTTCCTTGCAACGCTCGGCCTCGACGGAGAGACGCTCAGCCCCGGCTTCTTTCAGATGATCGGGCTGAGCACCCTAGCCGGACTCATAGCGACGACCGCCGCCGTTCTTGCGGCCTACTACGGTTCGGTGACGAGCTACCGGCTCGGCCTCGACCCGGACACCTACGGGATACCGATAATCACCGCGGCGGTGGACCTGCTCGGCTTTCTGAGCCTTATAATCGCACTCATAGTCTTCGGATTGGCGGGATAA
- a CDS encoding ArsB/NhaD family transporter, whose protein sequence is MVSGGAAGGIVAGLVLFGTLALILLRPRDVSESWWAALGGLLAVGLGLVSLREVGEIVWETHDALLLLLGMMALSAAAEKAGFFEWVAALAARAGRGSVRGLYAMVFLVGTLVTAVLSLDATAIVLTPIVYGMVVRLRLRPLPFVFACAYTANTASLFLPVSNLTNLLVYNAFDLDFLRFGLLMLLPATLAVAANVAVFFVLFRGDLNGGYAETEVPRAENRAFFALSAAGIGAVLVAFFLSPVLGFSIGLAALAGGGTVALLSLALGWMGLRELAGGISWGLFFLVIGLFVVVRGAEDAGLTGFVGGWMSSAGSDFLGVLGVAVGTALGSNVVNNVPMTLLVLDGARGAVEGGGPDVLYAALLGTNVGPNLTIVGSLATLIWLSIVRGRGVEVSALDYLKVGLIATPPILLAAVFGLWVSLGLFGG, encoded by the coding sequence ATGGTCTCGGGTGGAGCGGCGGGCGGCATCGTGGCGGGGCTCGTCCTTTTCGGGACGCTCGCCCTGATCCTCCTCCGCCCGAGGGACGTTTCGGAGTCCTGGTGGGCCGCGCTCGGCGGGTTGCTCGCCGTGGGGCTCGGGCTCGTCTCCCTGCGGGAGGTGGGGGAGATCGTCTGGGAGACCCACGACGCTCTTCTCCTGCTCCTCGGGATGATGGCGCTCTCGGCGGCCGCGGAGAAGGCGGGCTTCTTTGAGTGGGTCGCCGCGCTCGCCGCCCGGGCCGGACGCGGGAGCGTGCGCGGTCTCTACGCGATGGTCTTTCTTGTCGGGACGCTCGTAACGGCGGTACTCTCGCTCGACGCGACCGCCATAGTCCTTACGCCGATCGTCTACGGGATGGTCGTGCGCCTCAGGCTCCGGCCGCTGCCGTTCGTCTTCGCCTGCGCCTACACGGCGAACACGGCCTCGCTCTTCCTTCCGGTCTCGAACCTGACGAACCTCCTCGTCTACAACGCCTTCGACCTCGACTTCCTGCGCTTCGGGCTCTTGATGCTCCTGCCGGCGACGCTCGCGGTCGCGGCGAACGTGGCGGTCTTCTTCGTTCTTTTCCGGGGAGACCTGAACGGCGGCTACGCCGAGACCGAGGTCCCGCGGGCGGAGAACCGGGCGTTCTTCGCGCTCTCGGCGGCCGGGATCGGGGCCGTGCTCGTAGCGTTCTTTCTCTCGCCGGTGCTCGGGTTCTCGATCGGCCTCGCGGCGCTCGCAGGGGGCGGGACGGTCGCCCTGCTCTCCCTCGCGCTCGGCTGGATGGGCCTCCGGGAGCTTGCCGGCGGGATAAGCTGGGGTCTCTTCTTTCTCGTCATAGGGCTCTTCGTCGTTGTGCGCGGGGCAGAGGACGCGGGGCTCACGGGCTTTGTCGGGGGGTGGATGTCCTCGGCCGGGAGCGACTTTCTCGGGGTGCTCGGGGTAGCGGTCGGGACGGCGCTCGGCTCGAACGTGGTGAACAACGTCCCGATGACGCTCCTCGTTCTTGACGGGGCGCGCGGGGCGGTCGAGGGGGGAGGGCCGGACGTCCTCTACGCCGCGCTCCTCGGGACGAACGTCGGGCCGAACCTGACGATCGTCGGCTCGCTCGCGACGCTTATCTGGCTGAGCATCGTTCGGGGGCGCGGGGTCGAGGTGAGCGCCCTCGACTACCTGAAGGTGGGCCTGATCGCAACCCCCCCGATCCTGCTTGCCGCCGTCTTCGGGCTCTGGGTTTCGCTCGGGCTCTTCGGGGGCTAG
- a CDS encoding universal stress protein produces MESGRVREGAGMKCLICVDLSDAERVVERAAPYLAEASEAVVVCAVDERASRGYGMMMRGLLGRRARDTELKPTALESAEETVRRAVEGLRRARPDLPAEGRTLSGRPGEEISALVREEGFDAVLLGRGNTGPEVPVELSGTVCGWRTNHHGDRDGLLLDVGEAAPVEVRFPPHRGEAVGRAFSEGEEVRVSGVRRGEHVHAYTLSGPAGEPAVEAHRPPEKESGPGRVHLGHVARFVTDHVECDVVLIS; encoded by the coding sequence ATGGAGAGCGGGAGAGTCCGGGAAGGAGCCGGGATGAAGTGCCTTATCTGCGTCGACCTCTCCGACGCCGAGCGGGTCGTCGAGCGCGCCGCGCCGTACCTCGCGGAGGCCTCAGAGGCCGTTGTCGTCTGCGCGGTGGACGAGCGCGCCTCGCGCGGCTACGGGATGATGATGCGCGGCCTGCTCGGCCGCCGCGCCCGGGACACAGAGCTAAAGCCCACCGCCCTTGAGAGCGCCGAGGAGACCGTCCGGCGCGCCGTCGAGGGGCTCAGACGGGCACGCCCGGACCTCCCGGCGGAGGGACGGACGCTCAGCGGAAGGCCGGGGGAGGAGATCTCCGCCCTCGTCCGGGAGGAGGGCTTCGATGCCGTCCTGCTCGGGCGGGGCAACACGGGTCCGGAGGTCCCGGTCGAGCTCTCGGGGACGGTCTGCGGCTGGAGGACGAACCACCACGGCGACCGGGACGGGCTCCTGCTCGATGTCGGCGAGGCCGCGCCCGTCGAGGTCCGCTTCCCGCCGCACCGGGGAGAGGCCGTCGGCCGGGCCTTCAGCGAGGGGGAAGAGGTCCGGGTCTCGGGCGTGAGGCGCGGCGAGCACGTCCACGCCTACACCCTCTCCGGACCGGCCGGCGAGCCCGCCGTCGAGGCGCACCGGCCGCCGGAGAAGGAGAGCGGCCCGGGGCGCGTCCACCTCGGGCACGTCGCCCGCTTCGTCACCGACCACGTCGAGTGCGACGTGGTCCTGATCTCTTAA
- a CDS encoding iron-containing alcohol dehydrogenase, with protein MKKGTYEALATRRIHFGPGSLEKLADESHAAENVFLVTGRSLKEKTDLVRKVESLLGDRHSGTYAGMGQHTPTAAVKEAAGLAAGADLLVSFGGGSVIDGTKAVSRELGYVPQVAVPTTLSVAELAHLVGVTNEAGRKAGFVDRRAVPETIVYDPEVTLATPERLWLSTGIRALDHAVEGFLYGGPRPVTDVMTLEGASRLVRLLPESKADPEDVDVRGELQVAAWLSYFAPANTPMGLSHNLGKRLGASYGIPHGITSCLTLAPSLEAVRDSVDPDRWHRLSDALGGEPSERVRDLVERLGLPNRISDFEVPEGDLEEIAAEFEDKEADALTILKAAY; from the coding sequence ATGAAAAAGGGAACCTACGAGGCGCTCGCAACCCGGCGGATACACTTCGGGCCGGGCAGCCTCGAAAAGCTAGCCGACGAGTCGCACGCCGCCGAGAACGTCTTTCTTGTAACCGGCCGGTCCCTGAAGGAGAAGACCGACCTTGTCCGAAAGGTCGAGTCGCTCCTCGGCGACCGGCACTCCGGGACCTACGCCGGGATGGGCCAGCACACCCCGACCGCCGCAGTAAAGGAGGCCGCCGGACTCGCAGCGGGCGCGGACCTTCTCGTGAGCTTCGGGGGCGGGAGCGTCATCGACGGGACAAAGGCCGTCTCCCGGGAACTCGGCTACGTCCCGCAGGTCGCCGTGCCGACGACGCTCTCCGTTGCGGAGCTTGCGCACCTCGTCGGCGTGACGAACGAGGCGGGAAGAAAGGCCGGGTTCGTCGACCGGAGGGCCGTTCCGGAGACGATCGTCTACGACCCGGAGGTAACCCTTGCTACGCCCGAGCGGCTCTGGCTCTCGACCGGCATCCGCGCCCTCGACCACGCCGTGGAGGGCTTCCTTTACGGCGGGCCGCGTCCGGTCACGGACGTCATGACCCTCGAAGGGGCCTCGCGCCTCGTGCGCCTCCTTCCCGAGAGCAAGGCCGACCCCGAAGACGTGGACGTGCGCGGGGAGCTTCAGGTCGCCGCGTGGCTCTCGTACTTTGCCCCAGCGAACACCCCGATGGGCCTCTCGCACAACCTCGGCAAACGCCTCGGGGCGAGCTACGGCATCCCGCACGGTATAACCTCCTGCCTCACCCTCGCGCCCTCGCTAGAGGCTGTCCGCGACTCGGTAGACCCAGACCGCTGGCACAGGCTCTCCGACGCTCTGGGCGGCGAGCCCTCCGAGCGCGTCCGGGACCTCGTCGAGCGCCTCGGCCTGCCGAACCGCATCTCCGACTTCGAGGTGCCGGAGGGGGACCTCGAAGAGATCGCCGCCGAGTTCGAGGACAAGGAGGCCGACGCCCTTACCATCCTGAAAGCCGCCTACTGA
- a CDS encoding S66 family peptidase, with protein MPVSPPKSRPGDEVRVVAPATSLAFISEEQCELAEKRLLDLGFPVSYSEHAEEIDLFYSSSVASRLEDLHAAFSDPEVRAIMTVLGGYNSNQLLSGLDFDLIRENPKAFCGFSDITALQNAMLARADLVTYYGPHFSSFAMRDGIGYTREYFVRAVMDSGQSPDLYEVLPADHWSDDLWYADQDRRIFERNAGYRVLNEGEVEGRFIGGHLGTFLLLCGTSFMPDIRGAILMIEADNETKPQHFARELQSLVMQPGFEDVCGLVIGRFQRDSQMDADILNGIVAAQPELRGVPVLADASFGHTTPVFTFPVGGTGRIEAVNEAPRLYVGASG; from the coding sequence GTGCCGGTTAGTCCGCCGAAGTCAAGGCCCGGCGACGAAGTACGCGTCGTTGCTCCGGCGACAAGCCTCGCCTTTATCTCCGAAGAGCAGTGCGAACTGGCGGAGAAACGGCTGTTGGACCTTGGCTTCCCGGTATCGTACTCGGAGCATGCCGAGGAGATTGACCTCTTCTACTCCTCGTCGGTCGCCTCGCGGCTTGAGGACCTGCACGCTGCGTTCTCGGACCCGGAGGTCCGGGCAATTATGACCGTCCTTGGCGGCTACAACTCAAACCAGCTTCTCTCGGGTCTGGACTTTGACCTGATCCGTGAGAACCCGAAAGCGTTCTGCGGCTTCTCGGACATCACCGCCCTGCAGAACGCGATGCTCGCAAGGGCCGACCTCGTAACGTATTACGGGCCGCACTTCTCCTCCTTCGCTATGCGCGACGGCATAGGTTACACCCGGGAGTACTTTGTCAGGGCTGTGATGGACTCGGGCCAAAGCCCGGATCTTTACGAGGTTCTTCCGGCGGATCACTGGTCAGACGACCTCTGGTATGCAGACCAGGACCGCCGCATCTTCGAGCGAAACGCTGGGTACCGGGTTTTGAACGAGGGCGAGGTAGAGGGAAGGTTTATCGGAGGACATCTCGGGACATTCCTGTTGCTCTGCGGTACAAGCTTCATGCCGGATATACGAGGAGCGATCCTGATGATCGAAGCCGACAATGAGACCAAACCGCAGCACTTCGCGCGGGAGCTTCAGTCTCTTGTGATGCAGCCTGGTTTTGAGGACGTGTGCGGGCTCGTCATCGGGCGCTTCCAGCGGGACTCGCAGATGGACGCGGACATTCTAAACGGCATCGTCGCGGCACAGCCGGAGTTACGGGGCGTCCCGGTCCTGGCCGACGCCAGTTTCGGTCACACGACCCCGGTCTTCACCTTTCCGGTAGGAGGGACGGGGAGGATCGAGGCCGTAAACGAGGCGCCGAGGCTCTACGTCGGCGCCTCGGGCTAG
- a CDS encoding DUF924 family protein, which translates to MDGRVTEVLDFWFGERDAEGYGEFREEWFKKDDAFDREVRRRFADLHAEAASGELDEWSREPESCLALILVLDQFSRNMFRGDPRSFATDDKALDLAKYAVSEGHDRALPPFQRTFIYMPYMHSENLEDQESCIRLFESLGEGFENNTRYAVAHRDIIARFGRFPHRNEVLGRETTPEEAEFLKQPGSSF; encoded by the coding sequence GTGGACGGAAGAGTTACGGAGGTCCTCGACTTCTGGTTCGGGGAGAGAGACGCAGAAGGTTACGGCGAGTTCCGGGAGGAGTGGTTCAAAAAAGACGACGCCTTCGACCGGGAGGTAAGACGCCGCTTCGCGGACCTCCACGCCGAGGCCGCCTCCGGAGAGCTAGACGAGTGGAGCCGGGAGCCGGAGAGCTGCCTGGCCCTGATCCTCGTCCTCGACCAGTTCTCCCGCAACATGTTCCGCGGCGACCCGAGAAGCTTCGCTACCGACGACAAGGCCCTCGACCTCGCGAAGTACGCCGTCTCGGAGGGCCACGACCGCGCCCTCCCGCCCTTCCAGCGCACCTTCATATACATGCCCTACATGCACTCCGAGAACCTCGAAGACCAGGAGAGCTGCATTCGCCTCTTCGAGTCGCTCGGCGAGGGCTTCGAGAACAACACGAGGTACGCCGTCGCCCACCGGGACATAATCGCCCGCTTCGGCCGCTTCCCGCACCGCAACGAAGTCCTCGGCCGCGAGACCACCCCCGAGGAGGCCGAGTTCCTCAAGCAGCCCGGCTCCTCGTTCTAG
- a CDS encoding alpha/beta hydrolase — MSRENENPGGFIHRYVPGKDDTTLLVLHGTGGSEKDLIPLAKDLAPEANVLSPRGKVLEFGAPRFFRRLAEGVFDHEDLVARTHELADFVRWAADEYGFDAGKLVAVGYSNGANIAGSLMLLYPDLLSGAVLFRAMVPFEPEEDLPDLSGVSVLIAAGSVDQMIPQSQTERLAQILTESGADVDLRWKDTGHGLTYEEVAEAREWLADRSG, encoded by the coding sequence GTGTCCCGGGAGAACGAGAACCCCGGCGGCTTCATTCACCGCTACGTGCCGGGCAAGGACGATACGACGCTCCTCGTCCTGCACGGCACCGGCGGAAGCGAGAAGGACCTTATCCCGCTCGCAAAGGACCTCGCACCGGAGGCGAACGTCCTGAGCCCGCGCGGAAAGGTCCTTGAGTTCGGCGCGCCGCGCTTCTTCCGCCGACTCGCCGAGGGCGTCTTCGACCACGAGGACCTTGTAGCCCGCACCCACGAGCTCGCCGACTTTGTGCGGTGGGCCGCAGACGAGTACGGCTTCGATGCCGGGAAGCTCGTCGCGGTCGGCTACTCGAACGGCGCGAACATCGCCGGGAGCCTCATGCTCCTCTACCCCGACCTGCTCTCCGGCGCGGTCCTCTTCCGGGCGATGGTCCCCTTCGAGCCCGAGGAGGACCTGCCGGACCTGAGCGGAGTCAGCGTGCTCATCGCGGCGGGTAGTGTTGATCAGATGATCCCCCAGAGCCAGACCGAACGCCTCGCGCAGATCCTCACCGAGTCGGGCGCAGACGTGGACCTCCGGTGGAAGGATACCGGCCACGGCCTCACCTACGAGGAGGTCGCGGAGGCGAGAGAGTGGCTCGCAGACCGGAGCGGCTAG
- a CDS encoding ring-cleaving dioxygenase — protein MSGTQGIHHVTAISGGAQANVDFYVGLLGLRMIKRTVNFDDPGTYHLYYGDGAGTPGSVMTFFPWANAPKGTQGSGQLTVTAFSVPAGSFDYWRTRLGEHGVQYGEVEERFGDEVLPFVDESGMRLELISGEDTREAWSGTVPANYAPRGFHSVTLSVRNPERTAEILTGHLGFREAVAADGRTRYEAGPGGPGNSVDLVDGSGEPEGRMGVGTVHHVAFRVPDDEAHEQVREEIAKLGFDVTPVLDRNYFHSIYFREPGGVLFEIATDNPGFDADESPEHLGESLKLPAWLEPRRERIEAVLDPLTVPGEER, from the coding sequence ATGAGCGGGACGCAGGGCATACACCACGTAACGGCTATATCGGGCGGGGCGCAGGCGAACGTGGACTTTTACGTGGGGCTTTTGGGGTTGAGGATGATCAAGCGCACCGTCAACTTCGACGACCCGGGGACCTATCACCTCTACTACGGAGACGGAGCGGGGACGCCCGGCTCGGTGATGACGTTCTTTCCGTGGGCGAACGCGCCGAAGGGGACGCAGGGCTCCGGGCAGCTCACGGTGACGGCGTTCAGCGTACCGGCGGGTTCGTTTGACTACTGGCGCACGCGCCTCGGCGAGCACGGCGTGCAGTACGGCGAGGTCGAGGAGCGGTTCGGGGACGAGGTGCTGCCGTTTGTAGATGAGAGCGGGATGCGCCTTGAGCTGATCTCGGGCGAAGACACCCGCGAGGCGTGGAGCGGGACCGTACCGGCGAACTACGCGCCGCGCGGGTTCCACAGCGTAACGCTCTCCGTCAGGAACCCCGAGAGGACGGCCGAGATCCTGACCGGACACCTCGGGTTCCGGGAGGCGGTAGCGGCCGACGGCCGGACCCGATACGAGGCCGGACCGGGAGGTCCCGGAAACAGCGTGGACCTCGTGGACGGCTCCGGCGAGCCCGAAGGCAGGATGGGCGTGGGGACGGTGCATCACGTCGCCTTCCGCGTCCCGGACGACGAGGCCCACGAACAGGTCCGGGAGGAGATCGCAAAGCTCGGCTTCGACGTAACGCCCGTGCTCGACCGGAACTACTTTCACTCGATCTACTTCAGAGAGCCCGGCGGGGTGCTCTTCGAGATCGCGACCGACAACCCCGGCTTCGACGCCGACGAGTCGCCCGAGCACCTCGGCGAGAGCCTCAAGCTCCCTGCGTGGCTGGAGCCGCGCCGCGAGCGCATCGAGGCCGTCCTCGACCCGCTGACCGTCCCCGGAGAGGAGAGGTAG
- a CDS encoding CDGSH iron-sulfur domain-containing protein, producing MSKNREKTYTSETTDVTFDPARCIHSENCVRTLPAVFDVGKRPWIQPDKASAEAVARAVTLCPTGALRYRSESVPPEPVPPENTLRVAAGGPVYVWGDLLLNDHDGEPLARETRLALCRCGASGTKPLCNGAHTDLEDLDLPGSLGDGGLRDDGSAETTLTLQPKRNGPMIVTGKLTLLSENGNTTLSGTRTALCRCGRSSNKPFCDGSHAREGWRE from the coding sequence ATGAGCAAGAACCGGGAGAAGACCTACACCTCGGAGACCACCGACGTTACCTTCGACCCGGCGCGCTGCATCCACTCGGAGAACTGCGTGCGCACGCTCCCGGCCGTCTTCGACGTCGGCAAGAGGCCCTGGATCCAGCCGGACAAAGCCTCCGCCGAAGCCGTCGCCCGGGCCGTGACCCTCTGCCCGACGGGCGCGCTCCGCTACCGGAGCGAGAGCGTCCCGCCCGAGCCCGTGCCCCCCGAGAACACCCTGCGCGTCGCGGCGGGAGGTCCCGTCTACGTCTGGGGCGACCTCCTTCTGAATGACCACGACGGCGAGCCGCTCGCCCGCGAGACGCGCCTCGCGCTCTGCCGCTGCGGAGCGTCCGGCACGAAGCCGCTCTGCAACGGGGCCCACACAGACCTCGAAGACCTCGACCTCCCGGGAAGCCTCGGCGACGGCGGGCTCCGGGACGACGGTTCAGCCGAAACGACCCTCACCCTCCAGCCGAAACGCAACGGGCCCATGATCGTCACCGGCAAACTCACCCTTCTCTCCGAGAACGGCAACACGACCCTCTCCGGAACCCGAACCGCCCTCTGCCGCTGCGGCCGCTCGTCAAACAAGCCCTTCTGCGACGGCAGCCACGCGCGCGAGGGCTGGCGGGAGTAA
- a CDS encoding PPOX class F420-dependent oxidoreductase produces MAQNGVVPEKYADLLGTKALVHVATLGPNGEPQNNPVWFDWDGKFVKISQTKTRQKFKNVSRDARVALSIVDPENPYRYLELRGSVERVEEDSENDFINAMAKKYLDRDVYPFHQPGDERVVLFIRPEHATYMGG; encoded by the coding sequence ATGGCGCAAAACGGCGTCGTCCCCGAGAAGTACGCGGACCTTCTCGGCACGAAGGCGCTCGTCCACGTGGCCACCCTCGGCCCTAACGGCGAGCCGCAGAACAACCCGGTCTGGTTCGACTGGGACGGGAAGTTCGTGAAGATCAGCCAGACAAAGACCCGCCAGAAGTTCAAGAACGTGAGCCGCGACGCCCGCGTCGCTCTCTCCATCGTCGACCCGGAGAACCCCTACCGCTACCTGGAGCTGCGCGGCTCGGTCGAGCGCGTCGAGGAGGACTCGGAGAACGACTTTATAAACGCAATGGCGAAAAAGTACCTCGACCGGGACGTCTACCCCTTTCACCAGCCGGGCGACGAGCGCGTCGTCCTGTTTATCCGCCCGGAACACGCAACCTACATGGGCGGCTAG